A window of Thermosynechococcus sp. NK55a contains these coding sequences:
- a CDS encoding stage II sporulation protein M, translating to MNVERWLIRQEPQWLELEQLLNRAEIEGIQGWSAAEIRRLSQLYRLVSADLARAKTRRLGSGIVNYLQGLTLRSYSQIYQGQHSHDGRKVWCFLQRGFPAVVQQTWVYTALALGVFLVAAAIAWWYGWRDRQFLELLVPPDILSVVEKEGKLWMGSIVGIEPLASSAILTNNLSVALAMVAGGILGGLGTLYILWNNGLHIGGIAALVAQNNLAYPFWAFVSPHGALELPAIFLAGAAGLLLGQAILLPGRYPRLRALKRNGALAAQLMFGIVPLLVIAAMIEGFWSPNPLIPNSVKYLSGLGLFAALVFYLAWPIERSPTGERK from the coding sequence ATGAATGTTGAACGCTGGCTAATCCGGCAGGAGCCCCAGTGGCTAGAGCTAGAACAACTGCTCAACCGTGCCGAAATTGAGGGAATTCAGGGCTGGTCAGCAGCGGAAATTCGCCGCCTCAGTCAGTTGTACCGCCTTGTCAGTGCTGATTTGGCGCGGGCAAAAACTCGCCGCCTAGGCAGTGGCATTGTCAACTATTTGCAGGGTCTCACCTTGCGAAGCTACAGTCAGATCTATCAGGGTCAGCACTCCCACGATGGGCGCAAGGTGTGGTGTTTTTTGCAGCGGGGCTTCCCGGCGGTTGTGCAGCAAACATGGGTCTATACGGCCTTGGCCTTGGGGGTGTTTCTGGTGGCCGCCGCGATCGCTTGGTGGTATGGGTGGCGCGATCGCCAGTTTTTGGAACTGCTGGTGCCCCCAGACATCCTCTCCGTCGTGGAAAAGGAGGGCAAGCTGTGGATGGGATCAATTGTGGGGATTGAGCCCTTGGCCTCCAGTGCCATTCTGACGAATAACCTGAGTGTGGCTTTGGCAATGGTCGCGGGAGGCATCCTGGGCGGCCTGGGAACCCTCTACATCCTTTGGAACAACGGTCTGCACATTGGGGGGATCGCTGCCCTTGTGGCGCAAAACAACCTAGCGTATCCCTTTTGGGCGTTTGTCAGTCCCCATGGTGCCTTAGAGTTGCCCGCGATTTTTTTGGCGGGGGCGGCCGGTCTGTTGCTGGGGCAGGCAATTCTCTTGCCAGGGCGCTACCCTCGCCTTAGGGCCTTGAAACGCAATGGTGCCTTGGCGGCGCAACTCATGTTTGGAATTGTGCCACTGCTGGTGATTGCGGCTATGATTGAGGGCTTTTGGTCGCCCAATCCGCTGATTCCCAACAGTGTGAAGTATCTTTCCGGTCTCGGTTTGTTTGCTGCTTTAGTGTTTTATTTGGCTTGGCCCATAGAGCGATCGCCCACAGGTGAGAGAAAATAG
- a CDS encoding CGLD27 family protein: MSQSLCPVPADQRPINEYRDLKASWFFEWSSWPRPRFQRRLLLLWGMAWLVSGPVAIASFSLKEAPLHTFLAAAVGANFLLLLILLRLVLGWAYVGDRLQRPTVVYEETGWYDGQEWQKPEAELTQDRLIYTYELRPILQRLQVTFLALVIFSLGLALGWALL, from the coding sequence GTGTCTCAGAGTCTCTGTCCTGTTCCGGCAGATCAGCGACCAATTAACGAATATCGTGACCTCAAAGCCTCTTGGTTTTTTGAATGGTCGAGTTGGCCGCGGCCGCGTTTTCAACGGCGTTTGCTGCTGCTGTGGGGGATGGCTTGGCTAGTCAGTGGACCGGTGGCGATCGCCAGCTTTTCTCTAAAAGAAGCACCCCTTCACACCTTCTTGGCCGCTGCTGTAGGAGCCAATTTCCTGTTGTTACTCATTCTTTTGCGCCTTGTGTTGGGTTGGGCCTACGTGGGCGATCGCCTGCAACGTCCCACCGTGGTTTATGAAGAAACGGGTTGGTATGATGGTCAAGAATGGCAAAAACCCGAAGCTGAATTGACTCAAGATCGCCTGATCTATACCTACGAGTTGCGCCCGATTTTGCAACGGTTACAGGTGACATTTTTAGCGCTTGTGATCTTTTCTTTGGGACTTGCCCTTGGTTGGGCACTCCTGTAG
- the ilvD gene encoding dihydroxy-acid dehydratase translates to MAENWRSRIITEGIQRTPNRAMLRAVGFGDEDFNKPIVGVASAHSTITPCNMGIAALASRAEAGIRAAGGMPQLFGTITVSDGISMGTEGMKYSLVSRDVIADSIETVCNAQSMDGVLAIGGCDKNMPGAMIAMARMNIPAIFVYGGTIKPGHWQGQDLTVVSAFEAVGQFSAGKMDEATLHAIEHHACPGAGSCGGMFTANTMSSAFEAMGMSLMYSSTMTAEDAEKADSTELAGKVLVEAIRKNIRPRDIITRKSIENAISVIMAVGGSTNAVLHFLAIAHSAEVPLTIDDFETIRQRVPVLCDLKPSGKYVTADLHRAGGIPQVMKMLFNAGLLHGDCLTITGETIAERLRDVPDTPDPNQDVIRPFDQPLYATGHLAILKGNLASEGAVAKISGVKNPQITGPARVFDSEEACLDAILAGKINPGDVIVIRYEGPVGGPGMREMLAPTSAIIGAGLGDSVGLITDGRFSGGTYGMVVGHVAPEAAVGGTIALVEEGDSITIDAHRRLLQLNVSEEELAARRAKWQPPAPRYTRGVLAKYAKLVSSSSLGAVTDRFV, encoded by the coding sequence ATGGCAGAAAATTGGCGCAGTCGCATCATTACAGAAGGCATTCAACGCACCCCCAACCGAGCCATGCTGCGAGCTGTGGGTTTTGGCGACGAGGATTTTAACAAGCCCATAGTTGGGGTGGCCAGTGCCCACAGCACAATTACTCCCTGCAATATGGGGATTGCTGCCCTTGCCAGTCGCGCCGAAGCAGGAATTCGTGCCGCGGGAGGGATGCCGCAGTTGTTTGGCACAATTACGGTCAGCGATGGTATTTCCATGGGCACTGAAGGGATGAAATACTCCTTGGTCTCGCGGGATGTGATTGCTGATTCGATTGAGACTGTCTGTAATGCCCAAAGTATGGATGGGGTGCTGGCGATCGGTGGCTGTGACAAGAATATGCCCGGCGCGATGATTGCCATGGCACGGATGAACATTCCGGCCATTTTTGTCTATGGGGGTACGATTAAGCCCGGTCATTGGCAGGGTCAAGACCTTACGGTTGTCAGCGCCTTTGAAGCCGTGGGTCAGTTTAGTGCCGGCAAAATGGATGAAGCAACGCTCCATGCCATTGAACACCATGCCTGTCCGGGGGCAGGTTCCTGTGGCGGAATGTTCACAGCAAATACAATGTCCTCGGCTTTTGAGGCAATGGGCATGAGTTTAATGTATTCCTCAACGATGACGGCGGAGGATGCCGAAAAAGCTGACAGTACTGAGTTGGCGGGCAAGGTGCTAGTGGAGGCAATCCGCAAAAATATCCGCCCCCGTGACATTATTACCCGCAAATCCATTGAAAATGCCATCAGTGTGATTATGGCTGTGGGGGGATCCACAAATGCAGTGCTGCATTTTCTGGCGATCGCCCACAGTGCCGAGGTCCCCTTGACCATTGATGATTTTGAAACCATTCGCCAGCGGGTGCCCGTCCTTTGCGACCTCAAGCCCTCGGGTAAATACGTCACTGCGGATCTACATCGGGCAGGGGGCATTCCCCAAGTCATGAAAATGCTCTTCAATGCCGGATTGCTCCACGGGGATTGCCTAACGATTACTGGAGAAACCATTGCCGAGCGGCTGCGGGATGTGCCCGATACCCCCGACCCCAACCAAGATGTGATTCGTCCTTTTGATCAACCTTTGTATGCCACGGGTCACCTGGCCATTCTCAAGGGCAATTTAGCCAGCGAGGGTGCTGTGGCCAAAATCTCCGGGGTGAAAAATCCCCAAATTACCGGGCCTGCCCGCGTCTTTGACTCCGAGGAAGCCTGCCTTGACGCCATTCTGGCGGGCAAGATCAACCCCGGCGATGTCATTGTCATTCGCTATGAAGGCCCCGTCGGTGGTCCGGGGATGCGGGAAATGCTGGCTCCCACCTCTGCCATTATTGGCGCGGGTTTAGGGGATAGTGTTGGCCTCATTACCGATGGTCGCTTTTCGGGAGGCACCTATGGCATGGTCGTCGGTCATGTGGCGCCGGAAGCGGCAGTTGGTGGGACGATCGCCCTTGTGGAGGAGGGAGACTCGATTACCATTGATGCCCATCGGCGGCTCCTACAACTCAATGTCAGTGAGGAAGAACTGGCGGCGCGGCGGGCTAAATGGCAGCCCCCTGCCCCTCGCTATACCCGTGGTGTGTTGGCCAAATATGCCAAACTAGTGTCTTCGAGTAGCCTGGGGGCGGTGACTGATCGCTTTGTCTAG
- the mtnA gene encoding S-methyl-5-thioribose-1-phosphate isomerase yields MAVTANVGTIFPVVWAGDRVQLIDQTRLPEQYELKDITTAAEMATAIRTMIVRGAPAIGVAAAFGMVLGAREYRGSDREGFLAHLENIASELRQTRPTAVNLFWAIDRMLGAAQQPTATLGELQQHLLETAQTIAQEDVQACQAIGENGLKVLPKTPEKLRLLTHCNAGALATAGYGTALGVVRAAWAAGRLERVYADETRPRLQGAKLTAWECVQEGIPVTLIADTMAAHCMQRGMIDAVVVGADRIALNGDTANKIGTYSVALAARAHSIPFFVAAPLSTIDTNIATGAAIPIEERHPQEIYQVGFSRITPAGVDFYNPAFDVTPASLISGIITEKGVFAPAELAQAIGAASPD; encoded by the coding sequence GTGGCTGTCACAGCAAATGTCGGAACCATCTTTCCTGTGGTGTGGGCGGGCGATCGCGTGCAATTAATTGATCAAACCCGCTTGCCAGAACAGTATGAACTCAAGGACATCACCACCGCAGCGGAGATGGCCACCGCCATTCGGACGATGATTGTCCGGGGCGCACCAGCAATTGGTGTGGCAGCAGCGTTTGGCATGGTTTTGGGAGCGCGGGAATACAGGGGCAGCGATCGCGAGGGCTTCTTAGCCCACCTTGAGAATATTGCTTCGGAATTGCGCCAAACCCGGCCGACGGCAGTGAATTTATTTTGGGCCATTGATCGCATGCTAGGAGCAGCCCAACAGCCCACAGCCACCCTTGGGGAACTTCAGCAACACCTCCTTGAAACTGCACAAACCATTGCCCAGGAAGATGTGCAAGCCTGTCAAGCCATTGGTGAAAACGGCCTTAAGGTTCTGCCGAAAACTCCCGAGAAATTGCGCCTCCTTACCCACTGCAATGCGGGGGCCCTAGCGACAGCAGGCTATGGAACAGCCTTAGGGGTGGTTCGTGCCGCTTGGGCGGCGGGTCGCTTAGAGCGGGTCTATGCCGATGAAACCCGGCCCCGGCTTCAGGGAGCCAAATTAACTGCTTGGGAATGTGTCCAAGAGGGCATTCCTGTCACTCTGATTGCTGATACCATGGCCGCCCACTGTATGCAGCGGGGGATGATTGATGCGGTGGTGGTAGGGGCGGATCGCATTGCCCTGAATGGAGATACCGCCAACAAAATTGGCACCTACAGCGTTGCCCTGGCCGCCCGGGCCCACAGCATTCCTTTCTTTGTTGCCGCGCCCCTTTCGACAATTGACACCAACATTGCCACTGGGGCCGCAATTCCCATTGAGGAGCGGCATCCCCAAGAAATTTATCAGGTGGGGTTTAGCCGTATTACGCCTGCGGGGGTGGATTTCTACAATCCGGCCTTTGATGTTACACCGGCTTCCCTCATTAGCGGCATTATCACCGAGAAGGGGGTTTTTGCCCCCGCCGAGCTGGCCCAAGCCATCGGCGCTGCAAGCCCCGACTAA
- the rimM gene encoding ribosome maturation factor RimM (Essential for efficient processing of 16S rRNA): protein MVTPFPEVNEWLCIGQIVGAHGLRGEVKVKPFSDFPERFTVAGCRWLRSPRQPQPYTVTLLRGRFLPRAEQFVVTFAEISDRTAAEALKGAEILVPASDRPPLAANEYHLMDLIGLAVYHQGKRVGEVVGLVNAGNDLLEVQLLDPAPAAPQSVYIPFVPAIVPVVDLAARRIEIDPPLGLLP, encoded by the coding sequence ATGGTGACCCCCTTCCCTGAGGTGAATGAGTGGCTCTGTATTGGTCAAATCGTTGGTGCCCACGGCCTGCGGGGCGAGGTCAAAGTCAAGCCCTTTAGTGATTTTCCCGAACGCTTTACAGTGGCTGGTTGCCGTTGGTTGCGATCGCCCCGCCAGCCCCAGCCCTATACGGTTACCCTCCTACGGGGCCGATTTTTACCCCGTGCCGAACAGTTTGTGGTTACCTTTGCCGAAATTAGCGATCGCACCGCAGCGGAGGCGCTCAAGGGGGCAGAAATTTTAGTCCCCGCCAGCGATCGCCCACCCCTTGCGGCCAATGAATACCACCTCATGGATCTGATTGGACTGGCGGTCTATCACCAAGGTAAGCGGGTTGGCGAAGTAGTGGGCTTGGTCAATGCGGGCAATGACCTACTGGAAGTGCAGTTACTCGACCCTGCCCCAGCAGCCCCCCAATCGGTGTATATTCCCTTTGTCCCAGCCATCGTCCCGGTGGTTGATCTGGCAGCCCGAAGAATTGAAATTGATCCCCCCTTAGGGCTGTTGCCCTGA
- a CDS encoding cobalt-precorrin-6A reductase codes for MAFSLWLIGGTQESRWITECIVGYGIRCWVTVTTPEACHLYAPHPLLHCHVERFTPQGAREFIRQCSIQAVVDASHPFAVEISTLAVAISQELRLPYLRFERPESAHTTGLVTDLPSLLCSNLLVGERVLLTLGVKHLAAFAPLQGQATLFARILPTVTALETALAVGFDRQRLVAIFPPVSRELERALWQQWQITTVVTKASGTASEQIKQTLAQELQVKLITLQRPPMVYPRQTSDRAGIEAFLQELLQELSRS; via the coding sequence GTGGCTTTCTCCCTGTGGTTAATTGGCGGTACTCAAGAGAGCCGCTGGATTACTGAGTGCATCGTTGGCTATGGCATCCGCTGCTGGGTAACCGTGACTACCCCTGAGGCCTGCCATCTCTATGCCCCCCATCCCCTCCTACACTGCCATGTTGAGCGCTTTACCCCCCAGGGCGCCCGTGAGTTTATCCGGCAGTGCTCTATTCAAGCAGTTGTAGATGCCTCCCACCCCTTTGCGGTGGAAATTTCTACCCTGGCTGTGGCCATAAGCCAAGAGCTGAGGTTACCCTACCTGCGCTTTGAACGCCCAGAGTCTGCCCACACAACTGGTCTGGTTACGGATTTGCCATCCCTGCTGTGCAGCAATCTCTTGGTGGGTGAGCGGGTATTGCTGACCCTAGGGGTCAAGCATTTAGCGGCCTTTGCGCCCCTTCAGGGGCAGGCGACCCTCTTTGCGCGGATTCTGCCCACGGTGACAGCCTTAGAAACTGCCTTGGCGGTGGGGTTCGATCGCCAGCGGTTAGTTGCCATTTTCCCCCCTGTGTCGCGGGAGCTAGAGCGTGCCCTCTGGCAACAGTGGCAAATTACAACGGTGGTCACCAAGGCCTCGGGTACCGCGAGTGAGCAGATCAAGCAAACCCTTGCCCAGGAACTGCAGGTGAAGCTGATTACACTGCAACGTCCGCCCATGGTTTATCCCCGGCAAACGAGCGATCGCGCTGGCATCGAGGCCTTTTTGCAAGAACTTTTGCAAGAACTGTCTCGTTCCTAG
- the infB gene encoding translation initiation factor IF-2, which yields MSIGKVRIYDLSKELNLDNRDLLAICEQLGIPYKSHSSTISDADADRIRDAAKTYQPHSASPHKVSKTLPPVKKAPAPQKTQQIVAVHSQTRSEIPEAPKPQLQQPPARPQAPTRPTPPAPVATKPVEPVAPKPPAPPAKPEPTPPRPAPTLVPPPARPTKKEENVAATPPPRKELKDPPKKEKGAIAPAKPRSQDRIEIVQRAVPPAPVKPPEIAPKPALPELQPPPKPVRAANPPKPVTETVEVLDDKSVSKVIKDRHRHKDFDDEEHKRKSSRVVKLREEIIDEEEELELTSRLVGVHQVTVDVSQSLQRPPKPKVPRPARPVTPAAKTEKSSEKKQSRHRDRRHGEPAEAPPPDHITIEGPMSVQELATLVRRPEAEIIKILFFKGIAATINQTLEIETIELVAKELGIAVETAQHKVEATKVTEMLESSDLDHLQRRPPVVTIMGHVDHGKTTLLDAIRNAKVAQGEAGGITQHIGAYHVDVEHNGEKHQVVFLDTPGHEAFTAMRARGARVTDIAVLVVAADDGVQPQTIEAISHARAAKVPIIVAINKIDKESAQPERIKQELTEYGLVPEEWGGDTIMVPVSALQQQNLDTLLEMILLVAEVEDLYANPNRPAKGTVIEAHLDRARGPVATLLVQNGTLRVGDILVAGACFGRVRAMIDDRGQRVEAATPSFAVEVLGLADVPAAGDEFEVLSDEKAARALAEERAAAQRQSRLAQAAAARRVSLTSLSSQAREGELKELNLILKADVQGSVEAILTALNQLPQDQVQLRILLAAPGEITETDVDLAAASSAVIIGFNTTLASGARQAAEQHNVDIREYNIIYKLLDDIQGAMEGMLEPELVEEELGQAEVRAIFPLSKGMVAGCYVLNGKLVRNCKVRVLRQQNTIHTGILSSLKRMKEDVREVAAGYECGVRLDDFQQWQEGDIIYAFQTVTKRRSLGSGGDRN from the coding sequence ATGAGTATTGGTAAAGTCCGCATCTATGACCTATCAAAAGAACTTAACCTAGATAATCGCGATTTATTGGCGATCTGTGAACAATTGGGGATTCCCTATAAAAGCCACAGCAGCACAATTTCCGATGCCGATGCCGATCGCATTCGCGACGCTGCTAAAACCTACCAACCCCATAGTGCCTCTCCCCATAAAGTTTCAAAAACACTGCCCCCTGTGAAGAAAGCCCCAGCCCCCCAAAAAACGCAGCAAATTGTTGCTGTGCACAGCCAAACCCGCTCTGAAATACCAGAAGCGCCCAAGCCCCAATTACAACAGCCCCCCGCTCGCCCCCAAGCGCCTACGCGGCCTACCCCCCCTGCGCCCGTTGCCACGAAGCCAGTGGAACCTGTGGCTCCCAAGCCCCCTGCCCCCCCCGCAAAACCCGAACCAACGCCACCACGTCCAGCGCCTACCTTAGTTCCCCCACCGGCCCGCCCCACCAAGAAAGAGGAAAACGTCGCTGCCACTCCCCCGCCCCGTAAGGAGCTAAAGGACCCCCCCAAAAAAGAAAAGGGGGCGATCGCCCCCGCAAAACCCAGGAGCCAAGATCGCATTGAAATTGTCCAGCGGGCCGTTCCCCCTGCCCCCGTCAAGCCCCCAGAAATAGCGCCCAAACCAGCTTTACCCGAGCTACAACCACCACCCAAACCCGTGCGGGCAGCCAATCCACCAAAGCCCGTCACCGAAACCGTTGAGGTACTCGATGACAAGTCCGTTAGCAAAGTCATCAAAGACCGCCACCGTCACAAAGACTTTGATGATGAAGAGCACAAACGGAAATCCTCCCGCGTCGTCAAATTGCGCGAAGAAATCATTGACGAAGAGGAAGAACTCGAACTCACTAGCCGTTTGGTCGGAGTACACCAAGTAACGGTTGATGTCAGTCAATCCCTGCAACGGCCCCCCAAGCCCAAGGTTCCCCGTCCCGCCCGCCCCGTTACACCAGCGGCAAAAACTGAAAAAAGCAGCGAGAAAAAACAATCCCGCCATCGCGATCGCCGTCACGGAGAACCAGCGGAAGCACCCCCACCCGATCACATTACGATTGAAGGCCCAATGTCGGTGCAGGAATTGGCCACTTTAGTGCGTCGCCCCGAGGCAGAAATCATTAAAATTCTCTTCTTTAAGGGAATTGCCGCCACCATCAACCAGACCCTTGAGATCGAAACGATCGAACTCGTGGCCAAGGAATTGGGGATCGCGGTGGAAACAGCACAGCACAAAGTCGAGGCCACAAAAGTCACTGAAATGCTGGAGTCGAGTGACCTTGATCACCTGCAACGGCGTCCGCCTGTGGTCACGATTATGGGTCACGTCGATCATGGCAAAACCACCCTCCTCGATGCCATCCGCAATGCCAAGGTTGCCCAAGGGGAAGCAGGCGGCATCACCCAACACATTGGCGCCTACCACGTGGACGTCGAACACAACGGCGAGAAACATCAGGTGGTCTTTCTCGATACCCCCGGTCACGAAGCCTTTACCGCTATGCGAGCACGGGGGGCACGGGTCACTGACATTGCCGTTCTCGTCGTTGCCGCCGATGATGGCGTACAACCGCAAACTATTGAAGCCATTAGCCACGCCAGGGCAGCCAAGGTTCCGATCATCGTCGCCATTAATAAAATTGATAAAGAGTCTGCCCAACCAGAGCGAATCAAGCAAGAACTCACTGAATACGGTCTAGTGCCCGAAGAGTGGGGCGGCGACACGATTATGGTGCCCGTCAGTGCCCTGCAACAGCAAAATCTCGATACGCTCCTGGAAATGATCCTGCTGGTGGCAGAGGTGGAGGACCTCTACGCCAATCCCAACCGCCCCGCCAAGGGCACCGTCATTGAAGCCCACTTGGATCGGGCGCGGGGACCAGTGGCCACATTGCTGGTACAAAACGGTACACTGCGGGTCGGTGATATTTTAGTGGCGGGTGCCTGTTTTGGTCGGGTTCGCGCCATGATTGATGATCGCGGCCAGCGGGTCGAGGCAGCAACCCCCTCCTTTGCAGTCGAAGTCTTGGGTCTGGCAGATGTCCCTGCTGCGGGAGATGAATTTGAAGTCCTCAGCGATGAAAAAGCCGCCCGTGCCCTTGCAGAGGAGCGCGCCGCCGCCCAACGTCAATCCCGCCTTGCCCAAGCCGCCGCCGCCCGGCGGGTCTCCCTCACTTCCTTGTCTAGCCAAGCCCGCGAAGGGGAACTCAAGGAACTCAATCTCATTCTCAAAGCTGACGTTCAAGGTTCGGTTGAGGCGATTTTAACGGCCCTCAACCAACTGCCCCAAGATCAAGTGCAGTTGCGGATTTTGTTGGCGGCCCCCGGCGAAATTACCGAAACCGATGTTGACCTTGCCGCTGCCAGTAGTGCCGTCATCATTGGCTTTAATACTACCCTCGCTTCAGGAGCACGCCAAGCAGCGGAGCAGCACAACGTGGATATCCGCGAATACAACATCATCTATAAGCTCCTTGATGATATTCAAGGGGCAATGGAGGGGATGCTGGAACCCGAACTGGTGGAGGAAGAACTGGGTCAAGCAGAAGTGCGAGCTATCTTCCCCCTCAGCAAAGGCATGGTGGCCGGCTGTTATGTCCTCAATGGGAAGCTGGTGCGCAACTGCAAAGTACGGGTGCTGCGCCAGCAAAACACCATTCACACGGGGATCTTGAGTTCGCTCAAACGCATGAAGGAGGATGTCCGCGAGGTTGCGGCTGGCTATGAATGTGGTGTACGCCTGGATGATTTCCAACAATGGCAGGAAGGAGATATTATTTACGCCTTTCAAACAGTAACAAAACGTCGTAGTCTTGGCAGTGGGGGTGATAGAAACTAA
- a CDS encoding asparaginase produces the protein MSKRTQAPALDVYLLREGIVESRHHVHAVVCDARGRILALAGNAETAAFIRSALKPFQALAVTTTGTMERFDLSDRDLAIICSSHQGRIEQVRQVFNILWRADVDPTALQCPVPPGRQGALQHNCSGKHAGMLAVCQRRNWPLASYLHKNHPVQTLILAKVAELLKMPAAEFICAHDDCGAPTYLMQLVQMATLYGQLASGNDWAMERVVRAMTHHPDFVAGPGAFDSELMRLTEGEILSKSGAEGIQCVGRVGEGMGLAIKVSDGAQRAKYAVAIQLLKQLGWITPSVAEALGEQFLIPNPFTRLEVNGELTFA, from the coding sequence ATGTCCAAACGCACCCAAGCTCCTGCCCTCGATGTTTACTTACTGCGGGAAGGGATTGTTGAGTCGCGCCACCATGTCCATGCCGTTGTCTGTGATGCCCGGGGACGGATTCTTGCCCTTGCGGGAAATGCTGAAACCGCTGCTTTTATCCGCTCTGCCCTCAAGCCCTTTCAAGCCTTGGCAGTGACGACAACGGGAACAATGGAGCGGTTTGATTTGAGCGATCGCGACCTTGCGATTATCTGCAGCTCCCACCAAGGTCGTATTGAGCAAGTGCGCCAAGTCTTTAACATCCTTTGGCGTGCCGATGTGGATCCCACCGCCTTGCAATGTCCCGTTCCCCCCGGTCGCCAAGGGGCACTTCAGCACAACTGTTCGGGTAAACACGCGGGGATGCTAGCGGTTTGTCAACGGCGCAATTGGCCATTGGCAAGCTATCTCCACAAAAATCACCCCGTTCAAACGCTCATCCTCGCCAAGGTGGCGGAACTGCTGAAGATGCCCGCCGCCGAGTTTATCTGTGCCCACGACGACTGTGGGGCGCCCACCTACTTAATGCAACTGGTGCAGATGGCTACCCTTTATGGCCAACTCGCCTCTGGCAATGACTGGGCAATGGAGCGCGTGGTTCGTGCCATGACCCACCACCCTGATTTTGTTGCAGGCCCCGGTGCCTTTGATAGTGAGCTGATGCGCCTCACGGAGGGGGAAATTCTCAGTAAGTCTGGGGCTGAGGGGATTCAATGTGTGGGGCGTGTGGGGGAAGGCATGGGATTAGCCATCAAGGTCAGTGACGGTGCCCAGCGTGCCAAATACGCCGTTGCCATTCAACTGTTGAAGCAACTCGGCTGGATTACCCCCAGTGTGGCGGAGGCCTTGGGGGAGCAGTTTCTAATTCCCAACCCATTTACCCGCCTCGAGGTCAATGGTGAACTGACCTTTGCCTAG
- a CDS encoding precorrin-8X methylmutase, translating to MEWHHFDVAQLRLIDQLLAGHHLSPAQYDITRRVIYATGDLEYLNLIVYSEQALQSGVAALAAHTPIVVDVTMVQVGVLSYTQNTFGNPIYCGAETFTRPQQEKSRIAFGIETLARRHPTAIFVLSSDHSALEPLLTLVEAQEIRPALIIDAAPNFLPPTLDRLQNSWVPHIAIKGCKGGVSVATAIMNGLLKLAWTAYGDPLP from the coding sequence ATGGAATGGCACCATTTTGATGTTGCGCAGTTACGCCTGATTGACCAGCTGCTGGCTGGGCATCACCTGAGTCCAGCCCAGTACGATATTACACGCCGTGTGATTTATGCAACGGGGGATTTAGAATACCTGAATTTGATTGTCTATTCAGAGCAGGCTCTGCAATCTGGTGTGGCTGCCCTTGCTGCTCATACCCCGATTGTGGTGGATGTAACGATGGTACAGGTGGGGGTGCTCTCCTACACCCAAAACACCTTTGGCAATCCCATTTACTGTGGGGCAGAAACCTTCACCCGGCCGCAGCAGGAAAAATCTCGCATTGCCTTTGGTATTGAAACCTTGGCACGACGGCATCCCACGGCTATTTTTGTTCTCAGTAGTGATCATTCAGCCCTAGAACCCCTCCTGACTTTAGTGGAGGCTCAGGAAATTCGCCCCGCCTTAATTATTGACGCTGCCCCCAATTTTCTCCCCCCCACCTTGGATCGCCTGCAAAACTCTTGGGTACCCCACATTGCCATTAAGGGTTGCAAGGGGGGCGTGAGCGTTGCCACAGCAATTATGAACGGTTTACTGAAGTTGGCTTGGACGGCCTATGGTGACCCCCTTCCCTGA